A genomic stretch from Elusimicrobiota bacterium includes:
- a CDS encoding VOC family protein, which yields MRLSPLTAAVVVKDLKKAKKFYTAKLGLKVLENFGHWVTVGQPRTGMRIHLCETKPREKGNTGICFFADAPLEDAYQTLKKKGVKFSVPPKKQVWGVECRFLDIDGNEYWLMGK from the coding sequence ATGAGACTGTCCCCGTTGACCGCTGCCGTGGTCGTGAAGGACCTGAAGAAGGCCAAGAAGTTCTACACCGCCAAGCTGGGCCTCAAGGTCCTCGAAAACTTCGGGCACTGGGTCACGGTCGGACAGCCCAGGACCGGCATGCGCATCCACCTCTGCGAGACCAAACCGCGGGAGAAGGGCAACACCGGCATCTGCTTCTTCGCCGACGCCCCGCTCGAAGATGCCTACCAGACGCTCAAGAAAAAGGGCGTCAAGTTCAGCGTGCCGCCGAAGAAGCAGGTCTGGGGCGTGGAATGTCGGTTCCTGGACATCGACGGCAACGAATACTGGCTGATGGGCAAGTAA
- a CDS encoding DinB family protein has translation MNEIAQIREWYAFNSEVRKKYLKTLSALPRRALLKDRKASFPSLLDIYVHTLDAYNWYMFYAYQDRAADFKRSAGSIKTIAQARQYEREVDRKVNAFLKRLDARLLASTFQFTYPPGHPRGKGLRKVRTRDMVLALIAEDLQHRGELAGLLWQFDAEVPFTSFIDWSERRRHARR, from the coding sequence ATGAACGAAATCGCCCAGATCCGCGAATGGTACGCATTCAACTCCGAAGTCCGTAAGAAATACCTCAAGACCCTCTCCGCCCTCCCGCGCCGCGCCCTTCTCAAAGACCGCAAAGCCTCCTTCCCATCCCTCCTCGACATCTACGTCCACACCCTCGACGCCTACAACTGGTACATGTTCTACGCCTACCAGGACCGCGCCGCCGACTTCAAGCGGAGCGCAGGCAGCATCAAGACCATCGCGCAGGCCCGCCAGTACGAGCGCGAGGTGGACCGGAAGGTGAACGCCTTCCTCAAACGCCTTGACGCCCGCCTCCTCGCCTCGACCTTCCAGTTCACCTACCCGCCCGGCCACCCCCGCGGCAAAGGCCTGCGCAAGGTGCGCACCCGCGACATGGTGCTCGCCCTGATCGCGGAGGACCTGCAGCACCGCGGCGAGCTCGCCGGCCTGCTCTGGCAGTTCGACGCCGAGGTCCCCTTCACCAGCTTCATCGATTGGAGCGAGCGGCGCAGGCACGCCAGGAGATAG
- a CDS encoding SUMF1/EgtB/PvdO family nonheme iron enzyme has protein sequence MPTRLAICFFCLAIPGLILSPACWPAAVNDQEPSFEPDQPSEGFLPRSSKPEALGIDKAALAKLVRQAQASHSHALIVIKDGRVVVERYFGRPPKPLRLNSVTKSVVSLAIGALIGEGKIAGVHAPLSTWFPQFKEGDKAKITLWNILTHTSGLYHEESAATLYHQRDVVQYALGLLTADEPGKRFSYSNEAVALLPGIVLAAAGKPLDAYLQEKLFGPMGITACDWDRDPAGNVMAYGGLSMAPRDLARIGQLMLDSGRWQGRQLVPGAWVRAATSPARSDIADYGLLWWLRGGGFGGEGWLGQYLQVYPEWRLVAVRMHGQEAGNDMKENQDYGFEDFKKMTLALVQHPQKPKQGLIDWVAIPGGSFMMGADDLPGARPHRVTVPSLQAARTLVTNAQYQACVDAHGCTPPRWGWPVAPDKSNLPVFFVSWSDAAQFSEWAGGRLPSEAEWEYAARGAGQDRRFPWGDEEATCARAVISEGGDGCGKDSAWPVCSKPEGNTRQGLCDMAGDAWEWTQDWYHASYDGAPADGRAWQDPSGSARVIRGGSWCEPGSHARSAVRREGPLTWGSAIGFRPVRERRD, from the coding sequence TTGCCGACCCGCCTCGCCATCTGCTTCTTTTGCCTCGCAATCCCCGGCTTGATCCTTTCTCCGGCCTGCTGGCCCGCCGCGGTCAATGATCAAGAGCCATCATTCGAGCCGGACCAGCCCTCCGAAGGCTTCCTCCCGCGAAGCTCCAAACCCGAAGCCCTCGGCATAGACAAAGCCGCCTTGGCGAAACTGGTCCGGCAAGCCCAAGCCAGCCATTCGCACGCCCTCATCGTCATCAAGGATGGCCGCGTGGTCGTCGAACGCTACTTCGGCCGCCCGCCAAAACCCCTCCGCCTCAATTCCGTCACCAAGAGCGTCGTCTCCTTGGCCATCGGCGCCCTCATCGGCGAAGGCAAGATCGCCGGCGTCCACGCCCCCCTGTCCACCTGGTTCCCCCAGTTCAAAGAAGGAGACAAGGCCAAGATCACCCTATGGAACATCCTCACCCACACTTCCGGCCTATACCATGAGGAGAGCGCCGCCACCCTCTATCACCAGCGCGACGTGGTCCAGTACGCGCTCGGACTGCTGACCGCTGACGAGCCGGGCAAGCGCTTCTCCTACAGCAACGAGGCGGTCGCGCTCCTGCCCGGGATCGTCCTGGCCGCGGCCGGCAAGCCCCTGGACGCGTACCTGCAGGAGAAGCTGTTCGGACCCATGGGCATCACAGCCTGCGATTGGGACCGCGACCCCGCGGGCAACGTCATGGCCTACGGCGGCCTGTCCATGGCGCCGCGCGACCTGGCCCGCATCGGCCAGCTCATGCTCGATTCCGGGCGTTGGCAGGGGCGGCAGCTCGTCCCCGGAGCCTGGGTGCGCGCGGCCACCTCGCCGGCCCGCTCCGACATCGCGGACTACGGACTGCTGTGGTGGCTGCGCGGCGGCGGGTTCGGCGGCGAAGGCTGGCTGGGGCAGTACTTGCAGGTCTATCCCGAATGGCGCCTGGTGGCGGTGCGCATGCACGGCCAAGAAGCGGGCAATGACATGAAGGAGAACCAGGATTACGGGTTCGAGGACTTCAAGAAGATGACCCTGGCTTTGGTCCAGCATCCGCAAAAGCCGAAGCAGGGCTTGATCGACTGGGTAGCGATCCCGGGGGGAAGCTTCATGATGGGCGCCGACGACCTGCCCGGCGCCCGGCCCCATCGAGTCACGGTGCCGTCATTGCAGGCCGCGAGGACCCTGGTGACCAATGCCCAGTACCAAGCCTGCGTGGACGCCCACGGCTGCACTCCCCCGAGGTGGGGCTGGCCCGTAGCTCCGGACAAAAGCAATCTGCCCGTCTTCTTCGTGAGCTGGAGCGATGCCGCACAGTTCTCCGAGTGGGCCGGCGGAAGGCTGCCGAGCGAAGCGGAGTGGGAATACGCGGCTCGCGGCGCGGGCCAGGATCGCAGGTTCCCTTGGGGCGATGAGGAAGCGACCTGCGCCAGGGCCGTCATCTCGGAGGGCGGCGATGGCTGCGGGAAGGACTCCGCATGGCCCGTATGCTCGAAGCCCGAAGGCAACACGCGGCAGGGCCTCTGCGACATGGCGGGCGATGCGTGGGAGTGGACGCAGGACTGGTATCATGCCTCCTACGACGGCGCGCCGGCTGACGGCCGCGCTTGGCAAGACCCGTCCGGCTCGGCTCGGGTCATCCGCGGCGGGTCCTGGTGCGAGCCCGGCTCGCATGCTCGCTCGGCCGTCCGCCGCGAAGGTCCGCTTACGTGGGGCTCCGCGATAGGGTTCCGCCCCGTAAGGGAGCGCCGGGACTAG
- the carB gene encoding carbamoyl-phosphate synthase (glutamine-hydrolyzing) large subunit, with translation MQSLKRKVLLLGSGGLSIGQAGEFDYSGSQAIKALKEEGHQVVLINPNIATVQTSKDMADAVYFLPVTPEFVTQVIAAEKPDSIMLSFGGQTALNCGVALHKAGVLKDHGVEVLGTPVDTVMLTEDRDLFAKRMRQIDVKILQSTAASSLDEAKQAAQVIGLPVIIRSAYALGGQGSGFAHDETQLAEIVSQALSSAPQVLIEKSVQGWKEIEYEVVRDAADNCVTVCNMENFDPMGIHTGESIVVAPSQTLSNEEYHFLREVAIRVVRSLGVVGECNIQYALAPNLEYRVIEVNARLSRSSALASKATGYPLAYIAAKLALGQNLPDIENRVTKSTYSCFEPALDYVVVKAPKWDLAKFRKASRGLGSSMKSVGEVMAIGRTFEEAIQKALRMIDPKHQGFVGNDEAFEDLEGELKNPSDRRIHAIEAALREGMEVSRIAELTSIDPWFLHRLKGIVDIQERLAKHALSDLPSDLLKAAKKSGYSDQQISRSLKGTETALAVRARRKETGITPWVKQIDTLAGEFPAKTNYFYLTYHGTSHDLPPREEKQVVILGSGAYRIGSSVEFDWCCVSCAQVLGRLGYKTVMINHNPETVSTDYDICDKLYFEELSLERVLDIADLEQPEGFVVSMGGQIPNNLALALHKQGLKILGTSPEAIDRAEDRHKFSSLLDQLGVDQPLWEELSSLEAAKAFAAKVGYPVLVRPSYVLSGAAMSVATSDADLERYLNRAVKVSNEHPVVISKFITEAKEIEMDAVAKDGRILAYAISEHIENAGIHSGDATLVFPAQKLYLETVRRIKAITRQIAGALKINGPFNIQYIAKDNKIKVIECNLRVSRSFPFVSKVSGVDFIGVATEVIMGLPVEKVESSAFELEHVGVKAPQFSFTQLRGADPVLGVEMASTGEVGCLGDDVHEALLKSLLSAGLRIPKKNVLISTGPLESKARFMSAARKLKAMGLTIYATRGTSEFLKWNGVESTVLHWPTSKSKPNVLDYLKNRKIELVINIPKNDEPEELNNDYLIRRTAADYNIPLITNLPVAELLVDALSAKGEVKARSWQQYFEAQPA, from the coding sequence ATGCAGAGCCTGAAGCGCAAAGTCCTGCTGCTCGGCTCAGGCGGCCTCTCTATCGGCCAAGCCGGCGAGTTCGACTACTCCGGCTCCCAAGCCATAAAGGCGTTGAAAGAGGAAGGACATCAGGTCGTCCTCATCAACCCCAACATCGCCACGGTCCAGACCTCCAAGGACATGGCGGACGCGGTCTATTTCCTCCCAGTGACCCCCGAGTTCGTCACCCAAGTCATCGCCGCGGAAAAGCCCGACAGCATCATGCTCTCATTCGGCGGCCAGACGGCGCTTAACTGCGGCGTGGCCCTGCATAAAGCCGGCGTGCTCAAGGACCACGGAGTCGAAGTCCTCGGCACCCCCGTAGACACCGTCATGCTCACCGAAGACCGCGACCTCTTCGCCAAGCGCATGCGGCAGATCGACGTCAAGATCCTGCAGAGCACGGCCGCCTCCAGCCTCGACGAGGCCAAACAGGCGGCCCAGGTCATTGGCTTGCCCGTCATCATCCGCTCAGCATACGCCTTAGGCGGCCAAGGCTCCGGCTTCGCCCACGACGAGACCCAACTCGCCGAGATCGTGTCCCAGGCCCTCTCCTCCGCGCCGCAGGTGCTCATCGAGAAATCCGTCCAAGGCTGGAAAGAGATCGAATACGAGGTCGTGCGCGACGCGGCCGACAACTGCGTCACCGTGTGCAACATGGAGAACTTCGACCCCATGGGCATCCACACGGGGGAAAGCATCGTAGTCGCCCCTTCCCAGACCTTGAGCAACGAGGAGTACCATTTTCTCAGGGAAGTCGCCATCCGAGTCGTGCGCAGCTTGGGCGTGGTCGGCGAGTGCAACATCCAGTACGCCCTGGCCCCCAACCTGGAGTATCGCGTCATCGAGGTCAACGCCCGCCTCTCGCGCTCCAGCGCCTTGGCTTCCAAGGCCACCGGCTACCCCCTCGCCTACATCGCGGCCAAGCTCGCCTTAGGCCAGAACCTGCCCGACATCGAGAACCGCGTCACCAAGTCCACCTATTCGTGCTTCGAGCCGGCCTTGGACTACGTGGTGGTCAAGGCTCCCAAGTGGGACCTGGCCAAGTTCCGCAAAGCCTCCAGGGGCCTCGGCTCCAGCATGAAGAGCGTGGGCGAGGTCATGGCCATCGGCCGCACGTTCGAGGAAGCCATCCAGAAAGCTTTGCGCATGATAGACCCCAAGCACCAGGGTTTCGTTGGCAACGACGAGGCATTCGAGGACCTGGAGGGGGAACTCAAGAATCCATCGGACCGGCGCATACACGCCATAGAGGCGGCTTTGCGGGAGGGGATGGAAGTCTCGCGGATAGCTGAGCTTACCAGCATAGATCCCTGGTTCTTGCACCGGCTCAAAGGCATCGTGGATATCCAGGAGCGGCTTGCGAAGCACGCTCTATCCGACCTGCCAAGTGACCTGCTGAAGGCTGCAAAAAAATCGGGATATTCCGACCAACAGATTTCGCGATCTCTGAAGGGAACGGAAACGGCATTGGCAGTCCGTGCTAGGCGAAAGGAGACAGGGATAACGCCCTGGGTCAAGCAGATAGACACCTTGGCAGGGGAGTTCCCGGCCAAGACCAACTATTTCTACCTCACCTATCACGGGACCAGCCACGACCTGCCTCCGCGCGAGGAGAAGCAAGTGGTCATCTTGGGCAGCGGCGCCTACCGCATCGGCAGCTCAGTGGAGTTCGACTGGTGCTGCGTGAGCTGCGCGCAGGTCCTGGGCCGGCTCGGCTACAAGACCGTGATGATCAACCATAACCCAGAGACCGTGAGCACCGACTACGACATCTGCGACAAGCTCTATTTCGAGGAGCTCAGCCTGGAGCGCGTGCTCGACATCGCCGATCTTGAGCAGCCCGAAGGCTTCGTGGTCTCGATGGGGGGGCAGATCCCCAACAACCTGGCCTTGGCCTTGCACAAGCAGGGGCTCAAGATCCTCGGCACCAGCCCGGAAGCCATAGACCGGGCCGAGGACAGGCACAAGTTCTCATCCTTGCTGGACCAGTTGGGCGTGGACCAGCCGCTCTGGGAGGAGCTTTCCAGCCTGGAGGCGGCCAAGGCCTTCGCGGCCAAGGTCGGCTACCCGGTGCTGGTGCGGCCGTCCTACGTCTTGAGCGGCGCGGCCATGAGCGTGGCCACCTCGGACGCGGACCTGGAGCGCTACTTGAACCGGGCGGTCAAGGTCTCCAACGAGCACCCCGTGGTCATCTCCAAGTTCATCACCGAGGCCAAGGAGATCGAGATGGACGCGGTGGCCAAGGACGGCCGCATCCTGGCCTACGCCATCTCCGAGCACATCGAGAACGCGGGCATACACTCCGGCGACGCCACCTTGGTGTTCCCGGCCCAGAAGCTCTACCTGGAGACCGTGCGCCGAATCAAGGCCATCACCCGGCAGATCGCGGGCGCGCTCAAGATCAACGGGCCTTTCAACATCCAGTACATCGCCAAGGACAACAAGATCAAGGTCATCGAGTGCAACCTCCGGGTGTCCCGGAGCTTCCCGTTCGTGTCCAAGGTCTCGGGCGTGGACTTCATCGGCGTGGCGACCGAGGTGATCATGGGCCTGCCGGTGGAGAAGGTGGAGTCCTCGGCCTTCGAGCTGGAGCACGTGGGCGTCAAGGCCCCGCAGTTCTCCTTCACCCAGCTGCGCGGCGCCGACCCCGTGCTGGGAGTGGAGATGGCCTCCACCGGAGAGGTGGGCTGCCTGGGCGACGACGTGCACGAGGCCCTGCTCAAATCCCTGCTCTCGGCCGGCCTGCGCATCCCGAAGAAGAACGTGCTCATCTCCACCGGCCCCTTGGAGAGCAAGGCGCGCTTCATGTCAGCCGCGCGCAAGCTCAAAGCCATGGGCCTGACCATCTACGCCACCCGCGGCACCTCCGAGTTCCTCAAGTGGAACGGGGTGGAGTCCACGGTTTTGCACTGGCCCACCTCCAAGAGCAAGCCCAACGTCCTCGACTACCTAAAGAACCGCAAGATCGAGTTGGTCATCAACATCCCCAAGAACGACGAGCCCGAAGAGCTCAACAACGACTACCTCATCCGCCGCACGGCCGCGGACTACAACATCCCGCTCATCACCAACCTGCCCGTAGCCGAGCTGTTGGTGGACGCGCTCTCAGCCAAGGGCGAGGTGAAGGCGCGCAGCTGGCAGCAGTACTTCGAGGCTCAGCCCGCCTAG
- the carA gene encoding glutamine-hydrolyzing carbamoyl-phosphate synthase small subunit has protein sequence MPRTQPARLVLSDGTVFSGASFGSPHCVDGEVVFNTGMVGYPEALTDPSYRGQILVCTTPMVGNYGVPRRGLTDRYGIPKHFESDRIQAAALVVADYNDHYSHWSAASSLHDWLAEQNIPAIHGVDTRALTKLLRTQGVMLGRIGESNGPLDDPNKRNLVAEVSCKEVKEYGSGPTTILAVDCGMKANILRSFLKRGVKVRRVPWDHDFTREDWDGLFISNGPGDPQRCGKLTAHLRAAFDLDKPIFGICLGSQIMGLAAGAQTYKLKYGHRSQNQPCTDVETSRCHITSQNHGYAVAEDTMPKDWKVWFVNGNDRTVEGIRHCSKPFRAAQFHPEACPGPTDTAFLFDQFIREASACRA, from the coding sequence GTGCCGCGGACCCAGCCGGCCCGCCTAGTCCTCTCCGACGGCACCGTATTCTCCGGCGCCTCCTTCGGCTCACCCCATTGCGTTGACGGCGAAGTCGTCTTCAACACCGGCATGGTCGGCTATCCCGAAGCCCTCACCGACCCCTCCTACCGCGGCCAGATCCTCGTCTGCACCACCCCCATGGTCGGCAACTACGGCGTACCCCGGCGCGGACTCACCGACCGATACGGCATCCCCAAACACTTCGAATCCGACCGCATCCAAGCCGCTGCCCTGGTCGTCGCCGACTACAACGACCACTACTCCCACTGGAGCGCGGCCAGCTCTCTGCATGACTGGCTCGCGGAGCAGAACATCCCGGCCATCCACGGCGTGGACACCAGAGCCCTCACCAAGCTCCTCAGGACCCAAGGCGTGATGCTCGGCCGCATCGGCGAGAGCAACGGCCCCCTTGACGACCCCAACAAGCGGAACCTCGTCGCGGAAGTCTCCTGCAAAGAAGTCAAAGAATACGGCTCCGGCCCCACGACCATCCTCGCCGTAGACTGCGGCATGAAAGCCAACATCCTGCGCAGCTTCCTCAAGCGCGGAGTCAAAGTCCGCCGCGTCCCCTGGGACCACGACTTTACAAGGGAGGACTGGGACGGCCTCTTCATCTCCAACGGCCCCGGCGACCCCCAGCGCTGCGGCAAGCTCACCGCGCACCTGCGCGCCGCATTCGACCTCGACAAACCCATCTTCGGCATCTGCCTCGGCTCCCAGATCATGGGCCTCGCGGCCGGAGCCCAGACTTATAAATTGAAATACGGCCACCGCTCCCAGAACCAGCCCTGCACCGACGTCGAGACCAGCCGCTGCCACATCACCAGCCAGAACCACGGCTATGCGGTCGCCGAAGACACCATGCCCAAGGACTGGAAAGTCTGGTTCGTCAACGGCAACGACCGCACGGTCGAGGGCATCCGCCATTGTTCCAAACCGTTCCGCGCGGCCCAGTTCCACCCCGAAGCCTGCCCCGGCCCCACCGACACCGCCTTCCTCTTCGACCAATTCATCCGCGAGGCCTCCGCATGCAGAGCCTGA